Proteins encoded in a region of the Cataglyphis hispanica isolate Lineage 1 chromosome 14, ULB_Chis1_1.0, whole genome shotgun sequence genome:
- the LOC126854724 gene encoding PR domain zinc finger protein 5-like — MSTEGQHNCVLCDAKLGSKEALQEHFRKHANKEIDTRGRLMKNCKNADTQCDICDKSFDTITATIRHRFKMHPNSPTKFYCSYCGKQFPLRTHRDNHQISHDSSESKKIEQHRKCMDCDMLFYNERALDYHYRSIHKRMVYLFQPIATPPPSNKIKLNSMNDALSVYYCHLCGAEYVIKFNLQQHLEKAHTRKERENMPEDLIKCTVCSALFYNKKAYNVHNSYHQPNDLYVTSEQQRVQTVTKVDQDFDIRRVEAVADKYIPRPKRPLKHQTKLNKMRKTETEETKSESSSDDPVGTNESSDSESDIPLEQRVAS; from the exons ATGAGTACCGAAGGCCAGCATAATTGTGTTCTGTGCGACGCCAAGTTGGGATCCAAGGAGGCATTACAGGAACATTTTAG AAAACATGCGAATAAAGAGATAGACACACGAGGGAGACTTATGAAGAACTGCAAAAATGCTGACACTCAATGCGATATATGTGACAAATCATTTGATACAATAACTGCAACGATAAGACACAGATTTAAGATGCATCCTAATTCACCAACCAAATTTTATTGCTCTTATTGTGGAAAACAATTTCCTTTACGg acTCATAGGGATAACCATCAAATCTCACACGACTCATCAGAAAGTAAGAAAATAGAGCAACATAGGAAATGCATGGATTGTGATATGTTATTTTACAATGAAAGAGCTCTGGATTATCATTATCGTTCCATCCACAAAAG aaTGGTATATTTGTTTCAACCTATAGCCACTCCTCCGCCTagcaataaaatcaaattaaactcTATGAATGATGCACTAAGTGTATACTATTGTCATTTGTGCGGTGCTGAATATGTTATAAAGTTTAACTTGCAACAGCATCTGGAGAAGGCACACACTAGA aaggaaagagaaaatatgccGGAAGACTTAATCAAGTGTACAGTGTGCTcggcattattttataacaaaaaggcCTACAATGTTCACAACTCTTACCATCAACCGAATGATCTATATGTAACTTCGGAACAGCAGAGAGTGCAGACAGTAACCAAAGTCGATCAAGACTTTGACATTAGAAGAGTGGAAGCTGTAgctgataaatatataccgCGACCTAAAAGACCGCTCAAGCACCAAACAAAG CTAAATAAGATGCGGAAGACAGAAACAGAGGAAACAAAAAGCGAGAGCTCTTCGGATGATCCTGTGGGCACTAACGAGTCCAGCGATTCTGAGAGCGATATTCCACTGGAACAAAGAGTTGCCAGCTaa
- the LOC126854705 gene encoding BUB3-interacting and GLEBS motif-containing protein ZNF207-like, whose amino-acid sequence MGRKKKKQSRPWCWYCNREFEDEKILIQHQKAKHFKCHICHKKLYTGPGLSIHCMQVHKEAIDKVPNSLPNRSNIEIEIYGMEGIPPNDAKEHERQRNGGRPGTPSSGEDEPVQKKAKPEGLLGSAPGAMPGMATGLPGMPPQPGMPPLPGMAPHHGMAPHHGMPPHPGMPPMHPMHPMSMGHVGPPFMGPGMMPGMSGMPSGMQPPVSGASMPPARPLFPSAAAVSTAASTAVSVTGSGPLGTDFKPITSVASGGSIGPVKPTFPAYSSAGEAVSAAANNLAGGDQKVNLIATTGAASKIIHPPEDLSLEEIRARLPKYQRRQTDESGRSAQSEAAAAAVAAAAAAAAAANQQQQAALQQAAAQQQQAVQQQQQQVQQQQQQAAANVAAAAFQADQQQRQQQAAALNALQQQQQRYPRPPQAVMVPASAAAMPVSSVALMAPLMRPTMTLAPALIHGGNMMRPPPMGLPPGMIGAIPPGAAMHPAFAAAPMGFPGPMLAPMMHPRFR is encoded by the exons ATGGGACGCAAGAAGAAGAAGCAATCGAGACCCTGGTGTTG GTATTGCAATCGGGAATttgaagatgaaaaaattctcattCAACATCAGAAGGCAAAGCACTTTAAATGTCATATCTGTCATAAGAAACTATATACGGGACCAGGGCTTAGTATACATTGTATGcag GTACATAAAGAGGCAATAGACAAGGTACCTAATTCATTGCCAAATCGTAGCAATATCGAAATAGAGATTTATGGAATGGAAGGCATACCGCCAAATGATGCAAAGGAACACGAAAGACAGCGAAACGGCGGCAGGCCAGGTACACCATCATCCGGCGAGGACGAACCTGTACAGAAGAAGGCAAAACCGGAAGGTCTGCTAGGTTCCGCACCGGGTGCAATGCCTGGTATGGCCACCGGATTACCCGGAATGCCACCGCAACCTGGTATGCCACCATTGCCTGGTATGGCGCCGCATCACGGCATGGCACCGCATCATGGCATGCCACCGCATCCCGGCATGCCTCCTATGCATCCCATGCATCCTATGTCGATGGGCCATGTGGGACCTCCGTTCATGGGTCCAGG cATGATGCCTGGTATGTCAGGTATGCCTTCTGGTATGCAACCGCCGGTTTCGGGTGCATCGATGCCGCCGGCGCGACCGTTATTCCCTAGCGCTGCGGCCGTTTCAACGGCGGCATCGACAGCTGTGTCGGTCACTGGTTCCGGACCTTTAGGCACGGACTTTAAACCGATCACATCTGTGGCCAGCGGTGGTTCCATAGGGCCGGTAAAGCCGACATTCCCCGCTTATAGCAGTGCCGGCGAAGCCGTTTCTGCAGCCGCAAATAATCTCGCCGGTGGCGATCAAAAAGTGAATCTTATCGCAACTACCGGAGCCGCCAGTAAAATCATTCATCCTCCGGAAGATCTCAGTCta GAAGAGATAAGGGCAAGGTTGCCTAAGTATCAACGTCGACAGACTGATGAGTCTGGACGGTCGGCGCAATCGGAGGCAGCGGCGGCAGCAGTTGCGGCAGCGGCTGCGGCAGCTGCAGCGGCAAATCAACAGCAACAGGCCGCGTTGCAACAAGCAGCAGCGCAGCAGCAGCAGGCAGTgcaacagcaacaacaacaagtgcaacaacagcagcagcaagcGGCTGCGAACGTGGCGGCAGCTGCATTTCAGGCGGATCAGCAACAGCGGCAACAACAGGCAGCAGCGCTAAATGCAttacaacaacaacaacaaaggTACCCGCGACCGCCGCAAGCGGTCATGGTACCGGCCTCGGCAGCGGCAATGCCGGTCAGTTCAGTGGCGCTAATGGCGCCTCTAATGCGACCCACCATGACCTTAGCGCCTGCTCTTATTCATGGAGGTAACATGATGCGACCGCCCCCCATGGGCCTGCCACCAG